GCTCTGCTGGGGGATTATTTTAGGGAgggagaggttttctttttcttttttggtcttgttttaaTGCTGTGCCTGTGATAAACCTCTGCTATGAAGCCTTTGCCCTCCTTGATGCttctggccctgctcctgctgcctggggCATGGGGACTGGCTGCTTGCAGGCAGGCTCCCGGGGTGATGCTGAAATCCCGCTGTGATGCTGCCGGTGCTGTCCCAGGGGTGAGTGATGGGAAGCTGGGACTCAGTTGCCTGTAGGAAACTCCCTTCCTGGGTGCAGTGTCCTGCCTGCTTACAAATCCTTCTCTCCTCTGCATGGCCCCTATGGATTAAAGCCTGGCTGGGCTTTGCttgctgtgttttgggggtgTGTTTGTACTGGCTGTGGTCTAACAGTGTAAATCAGGCTAGGGAGGGAGGTAGGGAGGGGTGAATATTTattattacatgaaaaaaataaggtgGCCTAGGGGTTTGGTCCAGGCACAGGCAAAATCCCAAGCTACCAGGACACTGTGGATTTGGTTCTCCCTTCCCATCGGGCTCAGGCTGGGATCTCTCTGAGCAGTGTTACAAGCACGGACAGTGGTACTTGGGTCTGCAATAAGACTCTCTTTTCTTTATAGGCATGTGGGTCCTCTCAGGAATATCAGAAGGCTAAACCAGGTAAGAGTTAATTCTCAGACcagccttttgggtttttttagcctgaATAAATCCTCCCCAGAATTTGTTGGGCACATCCAGCCATGGAAAGCCAGGAACAACAACCTGGTCCCAGGGTGGTGCGGGGGGTGAAGGGGACATGGCTGATATAAAgtgctggagaaggggaaaatcAGTGCTAGCGTGGGAGATAACGTGTGCTGTTATCTTCCAGCTGCCAAACCCCTACTGCAGAACAGGGCCCCGGAGGCAGGAGCAATGTGCTGTAGCAAATCACTGTTgggcagcaattaaaaaaacaagcagcaaaagtTCAATCCAAACTTGCTTACCCTACAGGAGCAGTTGTGCTCCTGTAGGGTAAACCTATTGCTGGCTTGTGGCTCTTCTAGCTTTGAGAGAGTGTTTTTGGAAAAGACCATATTTCTTCCCACCTGAGGGAAGGTGTTTCCCTCTTTGAGGGCTAAATTAGCTATGGTGAGATGCTAATATTGCTCATCCTACTGAGGCTCTGAGGACTTCTTGCATGGCTAAACCCTTTAAAGCAAAGGGGTTGAAAATGCCTTGAGGAGAGCATTACCTTCCAGCTCTGCATGTGTATAAACAACAAATGTCCGTGTGCCGAAACTAAATGTAATAGCATGCTTGTTGCTTTTGTAACTTGTCCTGATGTGGCAATTCCCTGAGACTTTAGCTTTGATCCCTAAATAGCCTGACCTGTGTGCCTCCTTGGGACAAGTGGCACCCACTGTGTGGCCATGCTGGGACCACTGTGCTCCTACATGGCTGTGTCGGGGCAGGGGGACTCAAAGCATGAGCATGTCCTGCTCTGGGGTGGTAGCAGTGGGGGTACAGCCTGGTGCCCTGTGGGGTAGCAGGTGGTGGTGGCGGCCAGGGCTTCttcagctgcccccagctctccGAGTACTCTGGAGAGGCACGTAATGGTGGAGTGAGCACTGATGGGGAGGAGGTTTGGGGTAAGTTGCAGGTGTGGGTCAAACAGTCAGTTGGGCTGGAAGGGATGGCGGTTTTAGGCTTGCCCCAGGCTGGTGTGTGGGGGCATGCCCAGGTGGCTGCCTCCTCTTGATCCCAGGACCTGACACAGGGTTACTTGCATGTTCTCCTGCTGATGGATTTGCACATTGCTTGGCAAATGGGAGCGGGGTGTAGCAAAATGGGGAGATAAGGGAGCTTGAAAATAACTTCTGGAAGTAAGGACTTAGTAACCCTTTCTGGGAAGTGAAGATGGAGGAAAACTTAAGGTGGTTGCTTCTTGTCTTCCAGGGTCAGATTTCCCTTGGATATTGGCATATGTGCCTATAAGAAGCTGCCACAGAGTCCTGAAGGACAAGTATGGGGAGTTTTCTCCACTGTACCTTGGTGATTCTCCGATAAACTTTTGGTGCAACTGGACAATCTGGGCAGGCTCTAGAAAGcatataataatttatattcagGGCTTTATCACTCAGGAGGGTTGCAacaaaaatgaggacaaaatcCTATTTGAAGGAGTTTCTTCACTGGTGGAAAACAGTGTGGTTTATGCGTGCTGGAAGAAGGAGACGCATGTTTTTGCCACCTTTGCTCAGGCTGTCCATGTTATGTTGCTGAAGAGGTACTTGCCAAACTGCAGAGAGACACAATTTAAAGGGAAGTACTACATCTTCCAAGACCATGAAGGTGAATCTTCCTCCAAAGATGATGTTATTTCTGAAACTCCTGCTCCAAAACTACCAAAGCAAGATAGTATTTTTCAGTCTGGATGGGCTGAAGACCTTAGAGATGTGCTGGGCTTTGCAACCACACATAACACTGTAAGCCTTGGCAAGACCATGGTGTTGAGTGGTGGGTtgctgtggggaagagggagcaCGCTGGGTACTGTGGCTGTGGGAAGTCCTGTTGAGCTTGTCCCATATGAAGGTGTAAGGACACTGTTCCTGGAAACAAAAGATCCTTGTGTGCTGGGGTCTGAGCTGCGAGGAGGTCTCAGATACTGCAAGGAAGCTCAAGGCAGACAAACACTGTGGGGCATAATCCCCACTGCAGCACAGGATACCTGCAGTCAGAGCTTCTCCGTGAGTGGGGACATCACTGTGGGTTTTGGTAATGCACACAGGCTTTCAAGTGTGCTTTTGGAAACTCCTTTGCTTGGTGCCTTGCAGGTAGCGGAGCCTTTTTTGGAGCCGGCAGGCGTGGGTCTGGAGAACAGGCAGTCTGTCCTGCACCCTACCTCGAGGCTGAAAGACCTGGGAGACCTACAGTTTACTATTAAACCAACATGCACAAGTTGCCTGGACTTGGCTGCAGTCTTGCAGGCTTTGTCCCCTGGCATAAGAGAAAGCATAGAGAGCACAGATACCACCACGTACCCAGGGCTCAGCACAGTCAGTTTAGAGAAGGATGAAAGCCATACCCCGTTGAGTGTCCTGGCTGATGACACAGTGAGCAGTGATGCCGATGGCCTTGCAAATGGCCTGATGCCCAGCCTGAGTAGCCCATATGAAGTGATAAAGAGGGATTGCTCACAGCTGCTACCCGAGAGAAGCCAAAGATGCCAAAGCAGTTTTGGGGATTTGTCCATGACTCAACCTGAGTTGGGAACAACTGGCCTCCAACATACAAAGCTCATGGCTATTTCCTCCCTGGAATGTTTTAGGGGAGTTGTTGAGGGGAAAACAGCGTTGCATCCCTCAACACCATGGGACATCCTCCAAGAGCATCCTCATTTGTGTGGCCAGAGCGGTCACATCCTGCATTCAGACCCTACAGACCCTGGGAGCCTTCCCCAAAATGCTCAAGTACACAGCTGTCCAGCTGCTGAGAAAGCTTGTGTATCTTCCTTGCATGTAAAAAGCTGCCACCACCAAAGTGGCGAAGCTGCACAGCCAGGGTTAGCTGTACCCCCTTTGCCAACAGGACTGGAGCATCCTCCCACAGCCATGTCCACCCTAGGGACAGAAACAATCCCTGTGCTGGTGGTCTCCTGCACAGAACCTGTCCCTGCAGACTTCGGCTCTACCAATTTCACCTCTGAAGCACCTCTTCCTCCAGAAGCGGAGCCTGTGTCCAGCATTGTCTTCTCTCCACCAGCAGCTTTGGATTTGGATCCCATCAGCCTCAGGCAAAGGGCAGGCATTTCACTGGCTATTCCAGGAGGACAGGAGATggtctccccttccccaccttgcCATCCATCAGTAGCCTCTGAACCGGACACAGATGAGTCCCCCGGATGCCTTGGCCCTGGGATGCAAAagctggtgctgggggaggcaggtggccagcaaggagaagccTCAGCCCATGTGGGCTTGCtggctgggggtcccttcccagcttctgtCACTGGCCCAAAGCCTGGTGTGGGGCTTCCTTGGCCTGAGGACCATGTGAGCAGTGGCTCTGGGGTGGCACCAGCTTCCCTGTCTAGCACCTGGGGGGTGAGGAGAGAGGAGCATGTGGTGCCTGTGCAGCATCATGGCATGGCTACTAGTGACAAACTGGCTTCTGCCTCCATCCTCAGGggatttaaaatgcagaaaaccacAGAAGCTCTCCGAGCAGGTGCGGGAGAGCAGAGAAATGCCTCCTTCAGTGCCACTCCTGCACACCCTGGTCCTCCTGTGGCCCAGCGGGGAAAAACAGTGTCAAGAGGCCAAAAGTCTTGGGAGCCCTCTGATGATCCTGTATCCAGAAAGACCCAGATGCCAGGAGGACAGCAACAGAAACATGCTGGTAGGTCTCCCACTAGTTCATAACCTGCTGTAAGCCATCTTTAGAAGGCAAAAGGACTTGGATGGGGACAAGGATTGAGGCTGTGTCTATCACCTGCAGTCCCAGCCTAGCAAGCATAATCCAGCTGTCTGGGGAGGGGAAGACTTCCAACAAAGTGGTCTTGTTGGCCAAACCTCTATTAGAAGCAAAAGCATGTAATTCAAGCTGCCAGAGGTTGGATGGGTTGCAAAGGAccagagccctgcagagcacCTGGAGCCCAGGCTCAGCTCCAATTGCAGAGCTGAGATGTGGCTCTGGGGGCTGAAACTATAGAAATCTTGCAGCAGGAGAGGGTTTTAAATGGGGCCTCTTCTGTGGCAATTTGTAGCTTCCCTAGAAGCGTGATATCCGTGTCCTGGTGTGTACGATAACCATTGactatgcattttctttctgatgtgtCAGAGCTAGGACTGCCCTGGGCAATGGAGTACTTCCCCGTCAGCAGCTGCCACCTCATCTTTTGGAATGGGTCTGGGATGTTTTACCTGCCGCTGCATGCTGACATTAAAACCAACATCTGGTGCAACTGGACCATACTGGCAGGCTCCCAGAAGCACATTGTCATCTACATCCAGGGATTCCAAGGGAGCAATGGCTGTGGCAAGAACCAGGACAAGATAATGTTCCAGGGGGTCTTGTCAAGCGTGGAAACGAAAGTGGTGTATGCTTGTCACAACCGAGGTACTCTGATCTTTGCTACGCAAGCTACTGCGGTCCACGTGTTGTTTCTATCAGGGAGTGGCTCCCTAAGCCAtgaatacagacattttaaaggatGGTATTATGTATTCAGAGACTCTGAAACTGTGGGCTCTTCAAATTATAGCACAGCTCCCCAAGACAGTGTCCAGGAGGCCTCCAAAAAAGAGAGCTGGAAGATGGTGGTAACAAAAGGTTTATTGCCCATGCTGAGAACCTCTCCTGGCCCATCAGGTGCACCTGCTGGTGGCAGGATCCAGCCTGAGCTTGTGAGCCCAGATGAAGAGGCTCAACACCCTCCCAATCTCATGGAAGATGATCAGTCTGGTGCTAAACTGAGCAAGCTTGACCTGAACAAGTGTGGTCAGCTGTGGGAtaaaacagagctggaaaggaacCTTAAGGATGGTGGCACTGAGGGGAGAGAAACCAAAGATGACACGTTGGTGGAGCCATCTCCAGCTGGGCGTAAAGCTGAGCTGACTGCTTTGGAAATTGCAAAGGGGGATGTAGAGCTGGTGTCTGCTCTAGTCACTGTAGCTCCATGTTGCTCAGTGGGTGTCCGTTCCTCAGAGGTGCCCAGCAGCAACGTAGGTGTGTCTGCCAAATCATCTAGCCTGGATCAGGCCAGCAACAGCCTGTCAGAAGAAGTGGTTGCTGCTGCACATCGCATGCAGACACCAGTGCTGGAAGAGCCACTGCTAAAAACTAGTACAAAACCTTCTCTCTGCCCCTATCCTGGTGTGACTGCTGGGGATGTGGTGTCTCCAGGAGAAAGGAATGAAGAGCTCTTTGGTAAGGTGTTTTTTGGGTTATTTGTGGTTGAACTGATGCCTGACACTGTGCAATATCCATTTCCAGTGATGCAGCGCTTTCTTAAGAGGTTTTATTTGTTGACATGGCTGTCACCTTCAGTTGGTCCATGTGGTAGCACCCTTGACTCCTGTATCCAAGGAAGGTGGTACTTGAGAAGACATAGGATTATCTGTTGTAACATGGGCATCTATGGGCTGATGCTCCTCTTAACAGGGACAGGATGGTTCCTAATCCAGGTGCTCTGAATTATCCATGGAGGAGCCAGCCTTTATACCCAAAGCAGACTGTGAATACCCATCTTGGTGTTCAACAGCTCTGGTGTTCAACAGCTCTGGCTTGCATTGATTCCTGTGGCTGTAGCCTGGCATGATGCTCCTAGCCATGATAACTGAGTTTGAGCTCTGGACGTTagagggaggagggtgaggaaaaaaaggctcttGTCTCCTAAGAAAGTTTAGGGGCTGATGGTAGACttctcttacagaaatatttagCCACT
The Mycteria americana isolate JAX WOST 10 ecotype Jacksonville Zoo and Gardens chromosome 3, USCA_MyAme_1.0, whole genome shotgun sequence genome window above contains:
- the LOC142407573 gene encoding uncharacterized protein LOC142407573, producing the protein MLLKRYLPNCRETQFKGKYYIFQDHEGESSSKDDVISETPAPKLPKQDSIFQSGWAEDLRDVLGFATTHNTVSLGKTMVLSGGLLWGRGSTLGTVAVGSPVELVPYEGVRTLFLETKDPCVLGSELRGGLRYCKEAQGRQTLWGIIPTAAQDTCSQSFSVSGDITVGFGNAHRLSSVLLETPLLGALQVAEPFLEPAGVGLENRQSVLHPTSRLKDLGDLQFTIKPTCTSCLDLAAVLQALSPGIRESIESTDTTTYPGLSTVSLEKDESHTPLSVLADDTVSSDADGLANGLMPSLSSPYEVIKRDCSQLLPERSQRCQSSFGDLSMTQPELGTTGLQHTKLMAISSLECFRGVVEGKTALHPSTPWDILQEHPHLCGQSGHILHSDPTDPGSLPQNAQVHSCPAAEKACVSSLHVKSCHHQSGEAAQPGLAVPPLPTGLEHPPTAMSTLGTETIPVLVVSCTEPVPADFGSTNFTSEAPLPPEAEPVSSIVFSPPAALDLDPISLRQRAGISLAIPGGQEMVSPSPPCHPSVASEPDTDESPGCLGPGMQKLVLGEAGGQQGEASAHVGLLAGGPFPASVTGPKPGVGLPWPEDHVSSGSGVAPASLSSTWGVRREEHVVPVQHHGMATSDKLASASILRGFKMQKTTEALRAGAGEQRNASFSATPAHPGPPVAQRGKTVSRGQKSWEPSDDPVSRKTQMPGGQQQKHAGRSPTSS